The following coding sequences lie in one Benincasa hispida cultivar B227 chromosome 6, ASM972705v1, whole genome shotgun sequence genomic window:
- the LOC120079573 gene encoding early nodulin-like protein 1, whose product MPSNSFFTLFLLTTSFSAVASFEFQVGGVKGWVVPPANDSKIYNDWASENRFKAGDTVRFRYKKDSVMEVTEEEYKRCNSTQPNFFSNTGNTVFQFRRSGTFYFISGANGHCERGQRMIVKVMADDESASSSDSDKSSASSTPISTIGFLKFVSVPLALSILFESGIC is encoded by the exons ATGCCGTCCAACTCCTTCTTCACACTTTTCCTTCTCACTACCTCCTTCTCCGCCGTCGCTTCTTTTGAGTTCCAAGTCGGTGGCGTCAAAGGCTGGGTAGTTCCGCCGGCTAACGACAGCAAAATCTACAACGATTGGGCCTCAGAAAACAGATTCAAAGCCGGTGACACCGTCC GTTTCCGGTACAAGAAGGACTCGGTGATGGAAGTGACAGAAGAAGAGTATAAAAGATGCAATTCCACACAACCAAATTTCTTCTCCAACACCGGCAACACCGTCTTCCAATTCAGACGATCAGGAACTTTCTACTTCATCAGCGGCGCTAATGGCCACTGCGAAAGAGGGCAGAGGATGATCGTGAAGGTCATGGCCGATGATGAATCTGCTTCTTCCTCCGATTCTGACAAATCCTCTGCTTCGAGCACTCCAATCTCAACGATAGGGTTTCTAAAATTCGTCTCCGTTCCGTTGGCTCTGTCCATTCTGTTCGAATCTGGGATTTGTTAG